In the genome of Bremerella sp. P1, the window TCCGGGCCCAATAGTTGTTCCCTGCGTAGGGGCCCGATACGATGAGTTGAAACCAATCGTCGTTGGCTCATCTTCCCCAGTCCGCAGCGCACATGCCCATCTCCTTTGATTGTCCTCATTGCGGGACCCACATGAAGGTCCTCGACCGCTATGCCGGCCAAACCGGACCATGTGCCGTATGCGCAAAGACAATCACCATTCCAGGAGACCCCAACGCGGCGGCCGAGCCTGGGCAATCGAAGGTAACCACCACCAGTTCGTCAGAAGACAACAGCGGCGTGGCCTTGGGAACGCTGATCGGAATTCTGGGCGGATCGGTTGCCTTCTTCTCGGTGATCTTTCTGACCCTGGTTTTGATCTTCCGGGTCGCAGTTCCGGCAGCCACTCAGATGCGAACCAACGCTTTAAATCGGGCTTCGCTGGACAAGATCGAGCGAATCACCCAGGCGCTCAACGCGTACCATGACATTCACGGATCGTATCCGCCGGCCTATTTCACCGATGACAAGGGAGCACCGACGCACTCGTGGCGGGTGATGATCCTACCGCAGTTGAATCGCAATGATCTGTACAAGCAATACAACTTTGACGAGCCCTGGAACTCGCCGACCAACATCAACGTGACCACGCGGATGCCGGACGTTTTTCGCAACGAACTCGACAACTCGTCGAATTCCACTTCGACCAACTTCGCGGCCGTGGTGGGTAAGCGGACGATGTTTCCGCACGAGAAGTCGACAACCCGGTCGCAGGCCATCGACGACCCGAATACGGTGCTGATGGTCGTCGAAGTGCATGGTCTCGGTTTCGACTGGACCGACCCGACTCAGAACTACAATCTCGACAGCCCGCAGGGCACGATGATTATCGACAACAACCGGCAATCGACGACG includes:
- a CDS encoding DUF1559 family PulG-like putative transporter, which encodes MPISFDCPHCGTHMKVLDRYAGQTGPCAVCAKTITIPGDPNAAAEPGQSKVTTTSSSEDNSGVALGTLIGILGGSVAFFSVIFLTLVLIFRVAVPAATQMRTNALNRASLDKIERITQALNAYHDIHGSYPPAYFTDDKGAPTHSWRVMILPQLNRNDLYKQYNFDEPWNSPTNINVTTRMPDVFRNELDNSSNSTSTNFAAVVGKRTMFPHEKSTTRSQAIDDPNTVLMVVEVHGLGFDWTDPTQNYNLDSPQGTMIIDNNRQSTTASKSTLTGNLGVMSGDTYHANENTSVTLLQGMATRSGSEDIGYEMDLLDQP